In a single window of the Burkholderia pyrrocinia genome:
- a CDS encoding PhzF family phenazine biosynthesis protein — protein MTTYAFRLLNVFAESTFGGNPLCVFEDARGMDDATMQALAVQFNLSETTFVLPSDRAHARVRIFTPGYEMAFAGHPTLGTAHVVRDLLSAGDALALEFKAGVVHVTAHDDAWTFIAPHVGMPKTAACELSDAQTAAMLGLTEDDLLAPPIWINTGADQLLVALKDTDAVRRAQPDSACVDIWPKSSLGRKTAYVFAFDAGRPGKVVSRYFFVKQGGGISEDPGTGSACANLGGWLLAARHDLPAAFQVEQGDAVGRPCRLRLSVSANGEIGVGGRVIELGRGTVNV, from the coding sequence ATGACCACGTATGCCTTCCGCCTGCTGAACGTATTCGCCGAATCGACGTTCGGCGGCAACCCGCTTTGCGTATTCGAAGATGCGCGCGGCATGGACGACGCAACGATGCAGGCACTGGCCGTGCAGTTCAACCTGTCCGAAACGACCTTCGTGTTGCCGTCTGACCGCGCGCACGCGCGGGTACGGATCTTCACGCCGGGGTACGAGATGGCCTTTGCGGGCCATCCCACGCTCGGCACTGCGCATGTCGTGCGTGACCTGCTGAGTGCCGGCGACGCGCTCGCGCTCGAATTCAAGGCCGGGGTGGTCCACGTCACTGCACACGACGACGCGTGGACGTTCATCGCGCCGCACGTGGGCATGCCGAAGACGGCAGCGTGCGAGTTGTCCGATGCCCAAACGGCGGCAATGCTGGGGCTGACGGAAGACGACTTGCTCGCACCGCCGATCTGGATCAATACAGGCGCCGATCAACTGCTGGTCGCACTCAAGGACACCGACGCGGTGCGCCGCGCGCAGCCCGACAGCGCGTGCGTCGACATCTGGCCGAAAAGCAGTCTCGGCCGCAAGACCGCCTACGTGTTCGCGTTCGACGCCGGGCGCCCCGGGAAAGTGGTATCCCGCTATTTCTTCGTGAAACAGGGCGGCGGCATTTCGGAAGACCCGGGCACCGGGTCGGCCTGTGCGAACCTCGGTGGCTGGCTGCTTGCCGCCCGACACGATCTGCCTGCGGCCTTTCAGGTCGAGCAGGGCGACGCCGTGGGCCGGCCTTGTCGGCTGCGGCTGTCGGTCAGCGCGAACGGCGAAATCGGTGTCGGGGGGCGCGTGATCGAACTCGGGCGCGGTACCGTCAACGTATAG
- a CDS encoding SfnB family sulfur acquisition oxidoreductase, translated as MSDTSATIQERSADQKPQVARVIADDAQAIAAAHALAQRLAEGAAERDRERRLPRDEIEWFSQSGLWAITVPKAYGGAGVSHVTLVEVIRIIAAADASLGQLPQNHFGLVDVIALAGTDAQKRHFFAEVLSGKRFGNGFSEKGTKHVLDLKTRVRRDGDGYVVDGTKFYSTGALFAHYVPVLGLDDAQHAWLAYVPQPSPRLTVIDDWSGFGQRTTASGTVVLDGVRVPASHVLPAQRVSDEPTLNGPLSQIIQAAIDAGIAKAAIDDTLAFVRTRTRPWVDSGVERAADDPLILREIGRLHIQLHAAEALLERAARTLDEIGARGTVTDDDVARASVAVGEAKVLTTEIALLAGEKLFELAGTQSTLAEHNLDRHWRNARTHTLHDPVRWKYHLVGNYYLNGVRPARHAWN; from the coding sequence ATGTCAGATACGAGCGCCACGATTCAGGAGCGGTCGGCCGATCAGAAACCGCAAGTGGCCCGCGTGATCGCCGACGATGCGCAGGCGATCGCAGCCGCGCATGCGCTGGCGCAGCGGCTTGCGGAAGGCGCTGCCGAGCGGGACCGGGAGCGCCGGTTGCCGCGCGACGAGATCGAATGGTTCTCGCAGTCGGGGCTATGGGCGATCACGGTGCCGAAGGCATACGGCGGTGCGGGCGTATCGCATGTGACGCTCGTCGAGGTGATCAGGATTATTGCGGCGGCCGATGCGTCGCTCGGACAGTTGCCGCAGAATCATTTCGGGCTGGTCGACGTGATCGCGCTGGCCGGCACCGACGCGCAGAAACGTCATTTCTTCGCGGAAGTGCTGAGCGGCAAGCGGTTCGGCAACGGTTTCTCGGAGAAGGGCACGAAGCACGTGCTCGATCTGAAGACGCGCGTGCGCCGCGATGGCGACGGCTATGTCGTCGACGGCACGAAGTTCTACTCGACGGGCGCGCTGTTCGCGCATTACGTGCCGGTGCTCGGTCTCGACGACGCGCAGCACGCGTGGCTTGCCTACGTGCCGCAGCCGAGCCCGAGGCTGACCGTGATCGACGACTGGTCGGGGTTCGGGCAGCGCACGACCGCGAGCGGCACGGTGGTGCTCGACGGCGTGCGCGTTCCCGCGTCGCATGTGCTGCCCGCGCAGCGCGTGTCGGACGAGCCGACGCTCAATGGCCCGCTGTCGCAGATCATCCAGGCGGCGATCGATGCCGGCATCGCGAAAGCGGCCATCGACGATACGCTGGCGTTCGTACGCACCCGCACGCGGCCGTGGGTCGACAGCGGCGTCGAACGGGCGGCAGACGATCCGCTGATTCTCCGTGAGATCGGCCGTCTGCACATCCAGCTTCATGCGGCGGAAGCGCTGCTGGAACGTGCGGCGCGCACGCTCGACGAGATCGGCGCGCGCGGCACGGTGACCGACGACGATGTCGCGCGCGCGTCGGTCGCGGTCGGCGAAGCGAAGGTGCTGACGACCGAGATCGCGCTGCTCGCGGGCGAGAAACTGTTCGAACTGGCCGGCACGCAGTCGACGCTCGCCGAGCATAACCTCGACCGGCACTGGCGCAACGCGCGTACGCATACGCTGCACGATCCGGTGCGGTGGAAATATCACCTCGTCGGCAACTACTACCTGAACGGCGTGCGTCCGGCGCGCCATGCGTGGAATTGA
- a CDS encoding acyl-CoA dehydrogenase family protein produces MTSSHADTDLSTGTDYDALASRFRPIFDRIATGTAERERRRELPHEAIGWLKAAGFGAVRLPVRDGGAGASLPQLFRLLIELAAADSNLPQALRGHFAFVEDWLNAPPGPQRTTWFDRFASGQLVGNAWSEAGDVPLGQTITKVSEQNGRLVLNGRKFYSTGSLFADWIDVFAQRAHDGSDVIVAVATAQPGVIRDDDWDGFGQTTTGSGTTRFENAAVDAHDVIDFARRFKYQTAFYQLFHVATLAGIGHAIVRDAGELVRARTRVYSHGNAPRAGDDAQLQQVIGEIASWAYAADALALRAAQPLQLAYEARFGGDQQAEHDANVAAEIESAQSQLVVSELVLRAATRLFDALGASATRSTTALDRHWRNARTVSSHNPLVYKARIVGDWVINGRTPPFVWRVGDGTSPSTETGAVQ; encoded by the coding sequence ATGACTTCGTCGCACGCAGACACCGACCTTTCCACCGGCACCGACTACGACGCACTCGCGAGCCGGTTCCGGCCGATATTCGACCGCATCGCAACCGGCACCGCCGAACGCGAACGTCGCCGCGAACTGCCGCACGAAGCGATCGGCTGGCTGAAGGCGGCCGGCTTCGGCGCGGTACGGCTGCCGGTACGCGACGGCGGCGCCGGCGCATCGCTGCCGCAGTTGTTCCGGCTGCTGATCGAGCTCGCCGCCGCCGATTCCAATCTGCCGCAGGCGTTGCGCGGACACTTCGCGTTCGTCGAGGACTGGCTGAACGCGCCGCCCGGGCCGCAACGCACGACATGGTTCGACCGCTTCGCAAGCGGCCAGCTCGTCGGCAACGCGTGGTCGGAGGCCGGCGACGTGCCGCTCGGCCAGACCATCACGAAGGTGTCGGAGCAGAACGGCCGGCTGGTGCTGAACGGGCGGAAGTTCTACAGCACGGGCAGCCTGTTCGCCGACTGGATCGACGTGTTCGCGCAGCGCGCACATGACGGCAGCGACGTGATCGTCGCCGTCGCGACCGCGCAGCCCGGCGTGATCCGCGACGACGACTGGGACGGCTTCGGCCAGACGACTACCGGCAGCGGCACGACGCGCTTCGAGAATGCGGCGGTCGACGCGCACGACGTGATCGACTTCGCACGCCGCTTCAAGTACCAGACCGCGTTCTACCAACTCTTCCACGTCGCGACGCTGGCCGGCATCGGCCACGCGATCGTGCGCGACGCGGGCGAACTCGTGCGCGCTCGCACCCGCGTGTACAGCCACGGCAACGCGCCGCGCGCGGGCGACGACGCACAGCTGCAGCAGGTGATCGGCGAGATCGCATCGTGGGCGTACGCGGCCGACGCGCTCGCGCTGCGCGCCGCGCAGCCGCTTCAGCTCGCCTACGAGGCGCGCTTCGGCGGCGACCAACAGGCCGAGCACGACGCGAACGTCGCGGCCGAAATCGAATCCGCGCAGAGCCAGCTCGTCGTGTCCGAACTCGTATTGCGTGCCGCGACGCGCCTGTTCGACGCACTCGGCGCGTCCGCCACGCGCAGCACGACCGCGCTCGACCGCCACTGGCGCAATGCGCGCACGGTGTCGTCGCACAATCCGCTTGTCTACAAGGCCAGGATCGTCGGCGACTGGGTCATCAACGGCCGCACGCCGCCGTTCGTCTGGCGCGTCGGCGACGGCACGAGCCCGAGCACGGAAACGGGAGCCGTTCAATGA